Genomic window (Capsicum annuum cultivar UCD-10X-F1 chromosome 10, UCD10Xv1.1, whole genome shotgun sequence):
AATTTAACTTTAGACGACTAAATTTGTTAAGCCGCCTGAAAGACGGTAATCTCAAAATTtaggataaaaattaaaattttgacaaTACAAGGAGTCAAAACTATTCTGTTTACGCATACAAATCGGAGTAAATGACCACTTATTGTTCAGTTTATTCAGAGCTACATTATATTTTTACTAGGTTTGGTTAAACATGAACGGTAATGTGCTTAGTCTCGACACCACGGCCTAGTGAGAAGGAAGAATTGAAGACTGTGTGATTATAAATGACAGAAACCTTGTAATCGCCTAAGAAACCTCGAAAATTGTAGGAACCAAACTCATTTGTTTTGCCACGTTTGGTCTCAGTTTTCCATTCTTTAAGTAGCAGCTGGTCAATGATATCCCCGGTTGGCAGGTTTTGAAATTTCTCGTCCGTAAGGCACGTTTGGTAGCAACCACCTACGCTACGAGCTGACCAAAGCATGATCCCGTTCACACCTGGATGTGAGAATGCCTCTCTCAAAATTTGCTCCAAGTATAAAGCTTGTTCTTCCAGTCCATGCACTCTGTTGACGTCCACTTCTGTGAGCCAGATAGGAAGCTTTAGGGTTGCCAATTTATCAAGAAcagctctcatgaaaccagggTTTGGTATAGAAAAATGACTCTCTAGCCCAATACCAGCCAGAGTCACCCCGCCCTTCTTGAGTTCCTTTAACTTATTGATGTAACTGTCCACGTTGGCTTTCGGGTCACATTGTTCGATAATGTTGAATTCATTGAGAAATAGGGTTGTTAGTGGATCTTCACGGTGTATTTTCTTGAACATATCCAAGGTAGCTTTAGGTCCGAGTTTTTTCTCAAAAAAGTCAAACTTGAGGACTTCATTGCTCACATCCCAGTGAAAAAACTCAGTTCTGTATCTACTCATTACACTGTCAATTCTGAATTTCATCGCTCTTTGCAGCTGAGGAGCTGTCATGTTTTCGAGCCAATCTTGTACATAGATGGGGTCGGGCCAGAACATGTTATGTCCTCTAGCTATAAGACTATTTTTTCTGACGAATTCCATCATTTGATCCACTACAGTATAGTTCAGTTGCCCAGGTAGTGGCTCTGTCTTGAACCACTTGAGCTCATTTTCAAAAACTGTTGTTTTGAATCGCTCGAGGAACCATTTCTGAAATAACATTGTTCACTTTAATGAAATGAGGATGAATCGTGACAAGAAATTTTTACTGTTTGTTCTATTAACAAACGAAAAAAAACACCTGATAAGGTAAATTTTCCAGAATGGTTCTTGATATCACAGTTCCAAATGGAAAATCCGTTGAAATTTGGTTTACTTTGACTGCTGCCCCAGTCACAatgaatccatttttatctaCCACATGGATCATAACAGCTCGCTTCCTTTCCTGAAATACAACTAAATTTTCTGTTTGACCGAATTTTACATAATTGTAACTTGATTGAGTCAAAATAAGATATCAATGGTGCTTAATTCTTGCCGTGTTTATCCCTTCAAATTGATTTCTTCTCCATTGCCTCTCAGTGAATGGTTGTAACGAATAGGCAATAATCTCTACATCCACGAACCTTTTTGTCTGTTCCGAACTCTGCAAAAGATTAAAAACAAGAtgtaactttttctttcaagaaaagaaGACATGGGAAAATCACTTAGGAAATGGCTTAATATACCTGGAAATCTATTTGAGAAGAATTGGAAGGTGAATCCCAAAGGAAACCACCTTTGAGAAAAGACCAACATCCTTTCTTTGCTATAACACTACCTATACAT
Coding sequences:
- the LOC107845847 gene encoding endo-1,4-beta-xylanase 5, which produces MLMLMWEGSPIFWTFLPFLFFATSSFAKHYGGPAYDPSAWTECQAEPEAPLYNGGILTNKFPVYKPVKDINGDMVYSPTLSLENLSPGSIYSFSSWVRVKNLDSALVTTTLKLDTAYSKCIGSVIAKKGCWSFLKGGFLWDSPSNSSQIDFQSSEQTKRFVDVEIIAYSLQPFTERQWRRNQFEGINTERKRAVMIHVVDKNGFIVTGAAVKVNQISTDFPFGTVISRTILENLPYQKWFLERFKTTVFENELKWFKTEPLPGQLNYTVVDQMMEFVRKNSLIARGHNMFWPDPIYVQDWLENMTAPQLQRAMKFRIDSVMSRYRTEFFHWDVSNEVLKFDFFEKKLGPKATLDMFKKIHREDPLTTLFLNEFNIIEQCDPKANVDSYINKLKELKKGGVTLAGIGLESHFSIPNPGFMRAVLDKLATLKLPIWLTEVDVNRVHGLEEQALYLEQILREAFSHPGVNGIMLWSARSVGGCYQTCLTDEKFQNLPTGDIIDQLLLKEWKTETKRGKTNEFGSYNFRGFLGDYKVSVIYNHTVFNSSFSLGRGVETKHITVHV